From Neobacillus sp. PS2-9, the proteins below share one genomic window:
- a CDS encoding ATP phosphoribosyltransferase regulatory subunit has translation MSRLFMFEKPLGMRDTLPELYEKKDGVRTYMSDTMKLWGYQFIETPTLEYYETVGAASAIADQQLFKLLDKEGHTLVLRPDMTAPIARVAASKLLEEDLPVRLAYSANVFRAQQREGGRPAEFEQIGVECLNEDTVSCDGEVIALLISSLKKAGLPQFQVSVGHVGFAQELFVQILGTNGRANALRKFLFEKNYVGYREHVNSLQLSSIDKQRLLKLLQLRGGEEVIGQALDIIENDKGKEAIVELKELWDVIKDYGVEDYVKFDFTIVSHMSYYSGILFEAYAGNVGFPIGNGGRYSLIEKFGKKASATGFAVRVDMLLEALGGGPLENTTHCIFFSQERRKEAFQLARKMHEQGQKAVLQDITGVNNLDAFTKRFAETTYLIGGRGDE, from the coding sequence ATGAGTCGCTTGTTTATGTTTGAAAAGCCATTGGGGATGCGGGATACACTGCCAGAGCTTTATGAAAAAAAAGACGGTGTACGTACATACATGTCCGATACGATGAAACTTTGGGGCTATCAATTTATTGAAACACCTACGCTTGAATACTATGAAACCGTTGGTGCAGCATCAGCCATTGCTGATCAACAGTTATTTAAATTGTTGGATAAAGAGGGACATACCTTGGTCCTTCGTCCAGATATGACCGCACCCATCGCACGGGTGGCAGCATCCAAGCTGTTAGAAGAAGACCTTCCTGTAAGATTAGCCTATTCTGCCAATGTATTTCGTGCCCAGCAGCGTGAAGGCGGCCGACCGGCTGAATTCGAACAAATAGGTGTGGAATGTTTGAACGAGGACACCGTTTCCTGCGATGGGGAGGTCATTGCCTTACTGATTTCTTCTTTGAAAAAAGCAGGACTGCCACAATTTCAAGTGTCCGTTGGGCATGTTGGTTTTGCCCAGGAATTGTTTGTTCAAATTCTCGGAACGAATGGCCGGGCGAATGCCTTACGTAAGTTTTTATTTGAGAAAAATTATGTCGGTTACCGCGAGCATGTAAACTCTTTACAGCTCTCTTCCATTGATAAGCAACGTCTCTTAAAGCTTTTACAATTAAGAGGCGGAGAAGAGGTCATCGGTCAGGCGCTTGATATTATTGAAAACGACAAGGGGAAAGAAGCCATTGTCGAATTGAAAGAGCTTTGGGATGTCATTAAAGATTACGGCGTCGAAGATTATGTGAAGTTTGATTTTACTATCGTCAGCCATATGAGCTATTATTCGGGCATTTTATTCGAGGCATACGCCGGGAATGTCGGTTTTCCGATTGGGAATGGCGGACGCTATAGTTTAATAGAGAAGTTTGGAAAAAAGGCAAGTGCCACTGGATTTGCTGTTCGAGTAGATATGCTTCTAGAAGCACTCGGTGGCGGTCCTCTGGAAAATACTACTCACTGCATTTTTTTCAGCCAGGAACGGCGCAAGGAAGCCTTTCAGTTAGCACGTAAGATGCACGAGCAGGGGCAAAAAGCGGTGCTACAGGATATCACTGGTGTCAATAATCTTGATGCTTTTACAAAAAGGTTTGCCGAGACAACCTATTTAATCGGAGGGCGCGGTGATGAGTAA
- a CDS encoding tetratricopeptide repeat protein: MGKKAKARMQTGKILSFVPTGEYYFTKGLKAYHRRDFIKAKKYLGRAIQLEPGEPMITCQLAIVSTELGEFENSNRLLHIILEELDPEMAECHYFLANNYAHLGFFKDAYHHAQLYLQLEPEGDFSDDTEDLLELLTFESDGLEGDWYEQDDLIVKQEQARDLLESGYFPKAIELLKDVVKEYPEYWSAYNNLALAYFYLGKAEKAESILDDVLERNPGNLHALCNRLVFAHYQGKLKNAANLLESLKKIQPMLSEHQFKLGTTFALVGEYEQAYLWLKKLYKHGYDGDGPFYYWLSYSAYYTGNQNFAKSTWKKVLELNPDKEGSEPWGEKEVANGFEDLSGSIFQKLESDYVEERLFALFLTTVSSKKEEIITSKRLFQNQKLTTLEKEYISLIRSGKQSTTADAQEIAEIFYENHQPIGMMESGLYLMWFSVFVELSKANVSLKNKRAWAGAVEYVWYKLRSEKVSQQEVANRYGLSSATIGKYVKLVNDFLN; the protein is encoded by the coding sequence ATGGGAAAAAAAGCGAAAGCAAGAATGCAAACGGGAAAAATACTTTCATTTGTTCCTACGGGGGAATATTATTTCACGAAGGGTTTGAAGGCATACCATCGACGTGATTTCATAAAAGCAAAAAAATATCTTGGGCGAGCGATTCAGCTTGAGCCGGGTGAACCGATGATTACATGCCAGTTGGCGATCGTGTCAACAGAACTTGGCGAGTTTGAAAATTCCAACCGACTCTTGCATATCATCCTTGAAGAACTTGATCCGGAAATGGCGGAATGCCACTACTTTTTAGCAAATAATTATGCCCACCTGGGATTTTTTAAAGATGCGTATCATCACGCGCAGCTCTACCTACAACTAGAGCCAGAGGGTGATTTTTCTGATGACACGGAAGATTTATTAGAGCTCCTAACCTTTGAATCAGATGGCCTAGAGGGCGATTGGTATGAGCAGGATGATTTAATTGTCAAACAAGAACAGGCTCGTGACCTGTTAGAGTCGGGATACTTTCCAAAAGCGATTGAGCTGTTAAAGGATGTCGTCAAGGAATACCCAGAATACTGGTCAGCATACAACAACTTAGCGCTTGCCTATTTTTACTTAGGAAAAGCGGAAAAGGCAGAAAGCATTTTAGATGATGTGCTCGAGCGGAATCCAGGGAATTTACATGCCCTTTGTAACCGTTTGGTCTTTGCTCATTACCAAGGAAAACTGAAAAATGCTGCCAATTTGCTTGAATCCCTGAAAAAAATTCAACCTATGTTAAGCGAACATCAATTTAAACTGGGTACTACCTTCGCCTTAGTGGGCGAATATGAACAGGCTTATTTGTGGTTAAAGAAGCTATATAAGCATGGCTATGATGGGGACGGTCCGTTTTATTATTGGCTTTCCTATTCAGCGTATTATACTGGCAATCAAAACTTTGCAAAAAGCACTTGGAAAAAGGTGCTTGAATTGAACCCTGACAAGGAAGGTTCTGAGCCATGGGGAGAAAAAGAAGTCGCGAATGGTTTTGAAGACCTGTCAGGCTCTATTTTTCAAAAGCTTGAAAGCGACTATGTAGAAGAGCGATTATTTGCTCTGTTTCTCACAACAGTATCCAGTAAAAAAGAAGAAATTATTACTTCTAAGCGGCTTTTTCAAAATCAAAAGCTTACCACGTTAGAGAAGGAATATATTTCATTAATTCGTTCGGGAAAACAATCGACAACAGCAGATGCACAGGAAATTGCGGAGATTTTTTATGAAAATCATCAGCCGATTGGAATGATGGAGTCAGGCTTATATTTGATGTGGTTTTCTGTTTTCGTTGAACTTTCTAAAGCCAACGTCAGCTTGAAAAATAAACGTGCCTGGGCTGGGGCAGTGGAATATGTATGGTACAAGTTGCGAAGTGAAAAAGTTTCGCAGCAAGAAGTAGCCAACCGTTACGGACTTTCATCTGCAACAATTGGTAAATATGTCAAACTTGTAAACGATTTTCTAAATTAA
- the hisIE gene encoding bifunctional phosphoribosyl-AMP cyclohydrolase/phosphoribosyl-ATP diphosphatase HisIE, protein MNIEEIRFDEKGLVPAIIQDVETMEVLTLAYMNKESLGKTLETGETWFFSRSRQELWHKGATSGNTQSVVSIKYDCDQDALLVLINPKGPACHTGAVSCFTDEVADRKTGLADYGILQRLEQVICQREQERPEGAYTTYLFEKGVDKILKKVGEEAAEVIIAAKNRDQEELRWEAADLLYHLQVLLVEQGLPFKEVLRTLEERHNDRS, encoded by the coding sequence ATGAATATAGAAGAGATTCGTTTTGATGAAAAGGGTCTTGTCCCTGCCATCATCCAGGATGTAGAAACGATGGAAGTCTTAACGTTAGCTTATATGAACAAGGAATCGCTTGGAAAGACCCTTGAGACGGGTGAAACCTGGTTCTTCAGCCGCTCACGCCAAGAGTTATGGCATAAAGGGGCAACAAGTGGGAATACGCAATCAGTTGTCAGCATCAAATATGACTGTGATCAGGATGCACTCCTCGTGTTGATCAATCCGAAGGGGCCTGCTTGTCATACGGGGGCCGTTAGCTGTTTTACGGACGAGGTAGCGGACCGGAAGACTGGATTGGCTGATTATGGCATCCTACAGAGGCTCGAGCAGGTCATTTGTCAACGGGAGCAGGAGCGTCCGGAAGGTGCCTATACCACATACCTTTTTGAAAAAGGCGTCGATAAGATTCTCAAAAAAGTCGGGGAAGAAGCGGCTGAGGTGATTATTGCTGCCAAAAACCGTGATCAAGAAGAACTGCGCTGGGAGGCGGCAGATTTACTCTATCACCTGCAGGTTTTATTGGTGGAACAAGGACTTCCATTTAAAGAAGTACTAAGAACCTTAGAAGAAAGACACAATGACCGGTCCTAA
- a CDS encoding nucleoside recognition domain-containing protein, with translation MLLSSLKKGLLVGLKTTWTLGKIIFPVTLIVAVLQYTPVLPWVIKLVSPLMKLIGLSGDAAIPLVLGNFLNLYAAIGAILTLDFSVKEVFILAVMLSFSHNLFIESSVAMKAGVKLWVVLVTRPGLALLSAAVINLVWHGGGEKAQYGLIESNTVHADGVTGIILEAVQKAGLGILQLAMIVIPLMVVIQILKDLQWLNRFSKTMAPVTRTLGMKENTSTTMAAGLLFGLAYGAGVMIQAVKEDGVSKKDITLAFIFLMACHAVVEDTLIFVPLGIPVWPLFLIRLGVAIVLTLIVGTIWTRSGLVKRKEATYD, from the coding sequence ATGCTATTAAGCTCATTAAAAAAGGGGCTGCTGGTTGGCTTAAAGACAACATGGACCTTAGGGAAAATTATATTCCCCGTTACCTTGATTGTGGCAGTGCTGCAGTATACACCTGTACTGCCCTGGGTCATAAAATTGGTATCCCCGCTCATGAAGCTTATTGGTTTGTCCGGGGATGCCGCCATTCCGCTTGTTCTAGGGAATTTTCTCAACTTATATGCGGCGATTGGCGCGATACTCACGCTAGATTTCTCGGTAAAAGAAGTGTTTATTTTAGCCGTCATGCTATCTTTTTCACATAATTTATTCATCGAATCTAGTGTGGCCATGAAAGCAGGGGTAAAGCTGTGGGTGGTTCTTGTAACAAGACCAGGGCTCGCCCTTCTTTCAGCGGCAGTCATCAATCTTGTCTGGCATGGGGGCGGAGAGAAGGCACAGTATGGTTTAATTGAGTCAAATACCGTACACGCAGATGGGGTAACTGGAATTATTTTGGAGGCTGTTCAAAAAGCAGGACTCGGTATTTTACAATTAGCGATGATTGTCATTCCGCTTATGGTTGTTATTCAGATATTAAAAGATTTACAGTGGTTAAATCGCTTTTCAAAAACAATGGCTCCAGTCACGAGAACCCTTGGTATGAAGGAAAATACCTCAACCACGATGGCGGCCGGCCTATTATTCGGTTTAGCCTATGGGGCAGGTGTGATGATCCAGGCGGTGAAAGAGGATGGAGTCAGCAAGAAGGATATCACACTAGCCTTTATTTTTCTCATGGCCTGCCATGCCGTTGTGGAAGATACATTGATCTTTGTTCCGCTCGGTATTCCAGTATGGCCGTTATTCTTAATCAGACTGGGTGTGGCCATTGTGTTAACCCTAATAGTTGGAACCATTTGGACGCGCTCGGGACTAGTGAAAAGAAAGGAAGCTACCTATGACTAA
- the hisA gene encoding 1-(5-phosphoribosyl)-5-[(5-phosphoribosylamino)methylideneamino]imidazole-4-carboxamide isomerase produces MSITIYPAIDMRGGNCVRLLQGDYDKETIYGNSPFDMARSFAAEGAEWIHMVDLDGAKDGKRVNDRFVIETAQKLNVKVQIGGGIRSEEDILHYLENGVDRVIIGSIAVSNPDFAMEMIKKYGGKIAIGIDAKNGYVATHGWLDTSELRAIDLGKRFADAGAETFIFTDIATDGTLSGPNIEAVCQMAEVTGKNVIASGGVSSLEDLKALASEKGISGAIVGKALYENRFTLKEALATAKA; encoded by the coding sequence ATGAGTATCACAATTTATCCTGCCATTGATATGCGGGGTGGCAATTGCGTCCGTCTTCTTCAAGGGGATTATGATAAGGAAACAATCTACGGGAATTCCCCTTTTGATATGGCAAGAAGCTTTGCAGCTGAGGGAGCCGAGTGGATTCACATGGTCGACCTTGATGGCGCAAAGGATGGCAAGAGGGTGAACGACCGATTTGTCATTGAGACCGCACAAAAGTTGAACGTGAAGGTCCAAATTGGCGGTGGCATTCGCTCGGAGGAAGACATCCTGCATTATCTCGAAAACGGCGTGGATCGGGTAATCATAGGGAGTATTGCCGTTTCTAACCCGGATTTTGCGATGGAAATGATTAAAAAGTACGGTGGGAAAATTGCGATTGGCATCGATGCTAAAAACGGATATGTGGCCACACACGGCTGGCTGGATACTTCGGAGCTTCGTGCAATCGATCTTGGCAAACGTTTTGCAGATGCAGGTGCGGAAACCTTTATTTTTACAGACATTGCAACAGACGGTACGCTCTCTGGACCAAATATTGAGGCGGTTTGCCAGATGGCTGAAGTAACCGGAAAAAATGTCATTGCTTCCGGTGGAGTAAGCAGTCTCGAGGATTTGAAGGCGTTAGCTTCTGAAAAAGGTATTAGCGGGGCGATTGTTGGAAAGGCCCTCTATGAAAATCGTTTTACCTTGAAGGAAGCCTTGGCCACGGCCAAAGCTTAA
- the hisF gene encoding imidazole glycerol phosphate synthase subunit HisF: protein MTLTKRIIPCLDVKDGRVVKGVQFVQLRDAGDPVELARFYDEQGADELVFLDISASVEGRKTMVEVVKAVATELAIPFTVGGGINALEDMKRILRAGADKVSLNTAAVMNPELIGEGAGYFGSQCIVVAIDAKFDPEIGTWRVYTHGGRTPTEKKVIEWAVEAAERGAGEILLTSMDSDGEKRGFDLSLTKAVSEAVSIPVIASGGAGNAEHFEEAYVSGKADAALAASIFHYKETSVHEVKSYLREKGVVVR from the coding sequence ATGACATTAACAAAACGAATTATTCCATGCCTTGACGTGAAGGATGGACGAGTAGTGAAAGGAGTCCAATTCGTGCAGCTTCGCGATGCGGGGGACCCAGTGGAATTGGCGCGCTTTTACGATGAACAAGGTGCAGATGAGCTTGTCTTTCTCGACATTTCTGCATCCGTTGAGGGCAGAAAAACGATGGTCGAGGTTGTAAAGGCAGTCGCCACAGAGCTGGCGATTCCGTTTACCGTGGGCGGTGGTATCAACGCTTTAGAGGACATGAAGAGAATTCTTCGAGCTGGAGCGGATAAGGTGTCGTTAAATACGGCCGCCGTTATGAATCCTGAACTTATTGGGGAAGGAGCAGGATACTTCGGCTCGCAATGTATTGTCGTCGCAATCGACGCGAAATTTGACCCTGAAATCGGAACGTGGCGTGTGTATACACATGGTGGACGAACACCTACGGAGAAAAAAGTAATCGAATGGGCTGTGGAAGCTGCCGAGCGTGGGGCTGGTGAGATTTTATTAACCAGCATGGATAGTGACGGGGAAAAGCGTGGATTTGACTTATCATTAACAAAAGCGGTCAGTGAGGCTGTTTCCATCCCTGTTATTGCATCGGGTGGGGCAGGAAATGCCGAACACTTTGAAGAAGCTTATGTTAGCGGGAAAGCTGATGCGGCCTTAGCGGCGTCGATTTTTCACTATAAAGAAACGTCCGTCCATGAAGTGAAAAGCTATTTGCGGGAAAAAGGAGTTGTGGTCCGATGA
- the ppaX gene encoding pyrophosphatase PpaX, with product MTNKITTVLFDLDGTLIDTNELIITTYLHTLEKYYPSKYQREDVLPFLGPTLHEVFGNMDPDRVEEMVSEYRAFNIANHDELVKEFVGVKETVQTLKERGYKMGIVTTKRHDVTLKGLRLMELEDYFEVIVAYDHVEKVKPDPEPIFKALEQLGSTPEESIMVGDNFHDILAGKNAGTATAGVAWSIKGREYVAKYEPDYMLENMKDLLTILGE from the coding sequence ATGACTAACAAAATTACAACCGTTCTTTTTGATTTAGATGGAACACTAATTGATACGAATGAATTAATTATCACCACTTATTTGCATACCCTTGAAAAATATTATCCAAGCAAGTACCAGCGAGAGGATGTTCTGCCGTTCCTCGGACCTACATTGCATGAGGTGTTTGGCAACATGGACCCTGACCGGGTGGAAGAAATGGTCTCAGAATACCGTGCCTTTAATATTGCCAATCATGATGAACTTGTAAAGGAATTCGTTGGTGTAAAGGAAACGGTTCAAACGTTGAAAGAGCGTGGGTATAAGATGGGGATTGTTACTACTAAACGTCATGATGTGACACTTAAAGGGCTGCGGTTGATGGAACTAGAAGACTACTTTGAAGTGATTGTGGCCTATGATCATGTAGAAAAAGTGAAGCCTGACCCAGAACCGATTTTCAAGGCTCTTGAACAGTTGGGCTCGACGCCTGAAGAATCAATCATGGTGGGGGATAATTTCCACGATATTTTGGCTGGGAAAAATGCGGGCACGGCTACAGCTGGTGTGGCATGGTCCATTAAAGGTAGAGAATACGTGGCGAAGTATGAACCAGATTATATGCTAGAGAACATGAAGGATTTATTAACGATTCTCGGAGAGTGA
- a CDS encoding acyltransferase → MRNTTRYPVEGANSLWHVYKTVPFWKVVRNFIVIQLARYTPFLGIKNWLYRTFLGVKVGEQTSFALMVMLDVMFPEKISVGRNTVIGYNTTILAHEYLIKEYRLGPVTIGSEVMIGANSTIMPGITIGDGAIVSAATLVHKDVPAGAFVGGNPMRVIYTKEELAERWADDPIYGQK, encoded by the coding sequence ATGAGGAATACGACCCGCTATCCTGTTGAAGGTGCGAACTCCTTATGGCATGTCTACAAGACCGTGCCATTTTGGAAGGTAGTCAGAAACTTTATCGTAATACAGTTGGCGCGTTATACGCCATTTCTGGGAATAAAAAATTGGCTGTATCGTACCTTCCTAGGAGTTAAGGTGGGTGAGCAAACCAGTTTTGCACTCATGGTGATGCTAGATGTCATGTTCCCAGAAAAAATCAGCGTTGGGCGCAACACTGTGATTGGTTATAATACGACTATCCTGGCTCATGAGTATTTAATTAAGGAATACCGGCTGGGTCCCGTAACGATTGGGAGTGAGGTCATGATTGGTGCGAACTCTACGATTATGCCCGGGATTACGATTGGTGATGGAGCCATCGTGTCAGCGGCAACACTAGTGCATAAAGATGTTCCAGCTGGTGCGTTCGTTGGCGGAAACCCGATGCGGGTCATTTATACAAAGGAAGAGCTGGCCGAGCGCTGGGCCGATGATCCGATTTATGGTCAAAAATAA
- the hisG gene encoding ATP phosphoribosyltransferase — translation MSNILTIAMPKGRIFEEAVELLRKANYNLPPEFDDSRKLIIDVEEEGLRFILAKPMDVATYVEHGVADVGIAGKDVLLEEERDVYELLDLKISYCYLAVAGLPNTKMNDVAPRVATKYPNVAEAYFREQGEQVEIIKLNGSIELAPIIGLSDRIVDIVSTGRTLKENGLVEYERIGDVTSRLVVNPVSYRIYDKRIDELVSRLAEVVSQGVL, via the coding sequence ATGAGTAACATACTAACAATTGCGATGCCAAAGGGACGTATATTTGAGGAGGCAGTGGAACTGCTGCGGAAGGCCAACTATAATCTGCCACCGGAATTTGATGACTCCCGAAAATTAATTATTGATGTAGAAGAGGAAGGCTTACGCTTTATTTTAGCAAAGCCAATGGACGTGGCTACTTATGTAGAACACGGCGTGGCTGATGTGGGAATTGCCGGGAAGGATGTTTTATTGGAGGAGGAGCGCGATGTGTATGAACTCCTTGATCTTAAAATTAGCTACTGCTACTTGGCAGTTGCCGGCCTGCCGAACACTAAAATGAATGATGTCGCTCCACGAGTGGCAACCAAATATCCGAATGTTGCGGAAGCCTATTTCCGCGAGCAGGGGGAACAAGTCGAAATTATTAAGTTAAACGGATCTATTGAATTAGCACCCATTATAGGATTATCCGACCGGATTGTAGATATTGTATCAACCGGTAGGACTTTAAAGGAAAACGGGCTGGTTGAATATGAACGAATTGGAGATGTGACTTCAAGGCTAGTTGTGAACCCTGTCAGCTACCGCATCTACGACAAGCGGATTGATGAGCTGGTGAGCCGACTGGCAGAAGTGGTGTCACAGGGGGTTTTGTAA
- the hisB gene encoding imidazoleglycerol-phosphate dehydratase HisB, which translates to MERVASIERNTNETKIQLSLAVDGEGQSNLETGVPFLSHMLDLFTKHGQFNLTVNANGDTEVDDHHTTEDIGICLGQALREALGDKRGIKRYGNAFVPMDEALAQVVVDLSNRPHLEMRAEFPGQKVGTFDTELVHEFLWKLALEARMNLHVIVHYGKNTHHMIEAVFKALGRALDEATTIDPRIKGIPSTKGML; encoded by the coding sequence ATGGAAAGAGTGGCAAGTATTGAACGGAACACGAATGAAACAAAAATCCAACTATCATTAGCTGTAGATGGGGAAGGACAGTCTAATCTAGAGACAGGTGTACCATTCCTTAGTCATATGCTTGATTTGTTCACAAAACACGGGCAATTCAATCTGACCGTAAATGCGAACGGCGATACAGAGGTGGATGATCATCACACAACAGAAGATATCGGCATTTGCTTAGGGCAAGCATTAAGAGAAGCCCTTGGAGATAAGCGAGGCATTAAGCGCTACGGTAATGCCTTTGTTCCAATGGATGAAGCCTTGGCTCAAGTGGTTGTTGACCTCAGTAATCGCCCGCATCTCGAAATGCGTGCGGAGTTCCCTGGGCAAAAAGTTGGAACCTTTGATACAGAGCTTGTCCACGAATTTCTATGGAAACTAGCCTTAGAGGCGAGAATGAACCTCCACGTAATTGTTCATTATGGAAAAAACACGCACCACATGATTGAAGCTGTCTTCAAAGCATTGGGCCGGGCACTCGACGAAGCAACCACCATCGACCCACGCATCAAAGGCATCCCATCCACAAAAGGGATGCTATAA
- the hisD gene encoding histidinol dehydrogenase has protein sequence MKILKVSEQISIKRSIEAGTTEQVAIVKGIIQEIRTRGDKALREYTEKFDRVNLSSFSVTEGEIETAYQKVDEGFVSIVREAAENIRSFHEKQLRPSWMTTEENGTILGQKITALDSVGVYVPGGTAAYPSSVLMNVIPAKVAGVTRIVMVSPPDSEGNLPPAVLVAAKEAGVEEIYKVGGAQAIAALAYGTESIASVDKITGPGNIFVALAKREVFGDVDIDMIAGPSEIAILADETARADEIAADLLSQAEHDPRACSVLVTASMSLAEEVVEEVEKLLALLPRKEIAARSIADYGAIYVAADLDEAVETVNQLAPEHLEVMTENAMELLGKIRHAGAIFIGRYSSEPVGDYFAGPNHVLPTNGTARFSSPLNVDDFQKKSSVIVYSKKALTDNAAKIAEFARMEGLEAHARAVEIRLENDKK, from the coding sequence ATGAAAATACTAAAAGTGTCGGAACAGATTTCGATTAAGCGTTCGATTGAAGCGGGGACCACTGAGCAGGTGGCTATCGTTAAGGGGATTATTCAAGAGATACGGACCAGAGGTGATAAGGCGCTAAGAGAATATACGGAGAAATTCGATCGAGTGAACCTTTCTTCTTTTTCCGTAACCGAGGGGGAAATTGAGACAGCGTATCAGAAGGTCGATGAAGGTTTTGTTTCCATTGTTCGAGAGGCGGCGGAAAATATTCGTTCCTTCCATGAGAAACAGCTTCGGCCATCATGGATGACGACAGAGGAGAATGGGACGATTCTAGGTCAAAAAATAACCGCCCTCGATTCTGTTGGGGTATATGTTCCAGGTGGCACAGCCGCCTATCCATCTTCGGTACTAATGAACGTGATTCCAGCGAAGGTAGCAGGGGTCACGCGGATTGTAATGGTTTCACCGCCGGATTCAGAGGGGAATTTGCCTCCAGCCGTGTTGGTTGCAGCGAAGGAAGCAGGTGTCGAGGAGATATATAAAGTGGGCGGAGCGCAAGCAATAGCGGCTTTAGCTTATGGGACAGAGTCGATTGCTTCCGTTGATAAAATTACTGGCCCTGGAAATATTTTTGTAGCATTGGCTAAACGCGAAGTATTCGGAGACGTGGATATTGATATGATTGCTGGGCCAAGTGAAATTGCTATTTTAGCAGATGAAACGGCACGAGCTGACGAGATTGCCGCGGATCTGTTATCACAGGCAGAGCACGATCCACGTGCCTGCAGTGTGTTGGTTACAGCATCTATGAGTTTAGCAGAAGAAGTAGTGGAAGAAGTGGAGAAACTGCTTGCTCTACTGCCGCGAAAAGAAATTGCTGCCCGTTCGATTGCGGATTATGGTGCGATTTATGTGGCCGCTGATTTGGATGAAGCCGTTGAGACGGTTAATCAGTTAGCGCCTGAGCATCTGGAGGTTATGACCGAGAACGCGATGGAGCTTCTTGGTAAAATTCGTCACGCGGGAGCGATTTTTATCGGGCGTTATAGCTCAGAGCCGGTTGGTGATTACTTTGCCGGACCGAATCATGTACTGCCGACGAATGGTACGGCGCGCTTCTCCAGTCCGCTGAATGTCGATGATTTTCAAAAGAAATCAAGTGTGATTGTATATAGCAAGAAAGCTTTAACTGATAATGCGGCGAAGATTGCCGAGTTTGCAAGAATGGAAGGGCTAGAGGCACACGCCCGGGCCGTGGAAATACGTTTGGAAAATGATAAAAAGTAG
- the hisH gene encoding imidazole glycerol phosphate synthase subunit HisH translates to MIGIIDYGMGNLFSVSKALERLGAEYFISADHNELFNADGLIIPGVGSFRDAMERLQVNTIKEYAATGKPLLGICLGMQLLFESSEENGLTEGLGLLPGSVQRFPGQTPEGESYKVPHMGWNKLEFVNDSPLIKNLEEEYVYFVHSYFVDAQNSEVLIAKADYHEQVSAVVGKDNIMGMQFHPEKSSKLGMALLNNFLQMVEERKGVR, encoded by the coding sequence ATGATTGGGATTATTGATTATGGTATGGGAAATTTGTTTAGTGTGAGTAAGGCGTTGGAACGGCTAGGGGCCGAATATTTTATTTCGGCTGATCATAATGAATTATTTAACGCAGATGGGTTGATTATTCCCGGCGTTGGTTCCTTCCGAGATGCCATGGAACGCCTCCAAGTAAACACGATTAAGGAATATGCGGCAACAGGTAAACCCCTTCTCGGCATCTGTCTCGGTATGCAGTTGCTTTTTGAAAGCAGCGAAGAAAACGGGCTCACGGAAGGATTAGGACTACTACCGGGAAGTGTACAGCGTTTCCCAGGCCAAACACCAGAAGGCGAATCCTACAAAGTTCCACACATGGGATGGAACAAGCTTGAATTTGTGAACGATTCACCACTTATAAAAAATCTTGAAGAGGAATATGTGTATTTTGTTCATTCCTATTTCGTAGACGCACAAAATTCCGAAGTGTTAATCGCAAAAGCAGATTATCATGAACAGGTTTCGGCAGTGGTTGGTAAGGACAATATCATGGGAATGCAATTCCATCCTGAAAAAAGCAGCAAACTTGGGATGGCCCTTTTAAATAATTTTTTACAAATGGTGGAAGAAAGGAAGGGCGTTCGATGA